In Deinococcus aerophilus, one DNA window encodes the following:
- a CDS encoding ABC transporter permease has protein sequence MTTTAPAPQKTARRSQGQSQFSVAWGQFRKNRLAQTGGVLLILIYLMAIFAPFLAPDGLSSYSTSNITRFQPPTPVYVRDPDTGAFTRPYVFKYSQQLNMDTFVNEYKPTTERCPVYFGVRGASYKLLGFIPGNLHLFGTGAENPDCNVFLFGGEALGRDLFTRILYASQISLTIGVGAVLLSTIIGLFMGAVAAFFGGVVDVIIMRFVEVLSAIPYLFLLLLLRSVFPQDINPILALYVILGILSFIGWGGLARVTRGQMLSVREQDFVSAAQALGAGNGRIMWRHMLPTMTTYVIIGLSLGIPGFILLESGLSFLGIGAVEPYVSWGSLLAQAQEGGLSSLNARPWVLIPGFFIVFTVGCFQLLGDGLRDAFDPRKRQ, from the coding sequence ATGACGACTACTGCGCCTGCTCCACAGAAAACTGCGCGCCGTTCACAGGGTCAGTCCCAGTTCTCGGTTGCCTGGGGCCAGTTCCGCAAGAACCGCCTGGCCCAGACCGGCGGCGTATTGCTGATCCTGATCTACCTGATGGCGATCTTCGCCCCGTTCCTCGCGCCGGACGGTCTGTCCAGCTACTCCACCTCCAACATCACCCGTTTCCAGCCCCCCACGCCGGTGTATGTGCGTGATCCGGATACGGGCGCTTTTACCCGTCCTTACGTGTTCAAGTACTCGCAGCAGCTGAACATGGACACCTTCGTCAACGAGTACAAACCCACGACGGAACGCTGCCCGGTGTACTTCGGGGTGCGCGGCGCGTCCTACAAGCTGCTGGGCTTCATTCCCGGCAATCTGCACCTGTTCGGGACCGGCGCGGAGAATCCCGACTGCAACGTGTTCCTGTTTGGCGGCGAGGCGCTGGGGCGTGATCTGTTTACCCGCATCCTGTACGCCTCGCAGATCAGCCTGACCATCGGTGTGGGCGCGGTTCTGCTCAGCACCATCATCGGCCTGTTCATGGGTGCGGTGGCGGCGTTCTTCGGCGGCGTGGTGGACGTGATCATCATGCGCTTCGTGGAAGTGCTGTCGGCCATTCCCTACCTGTTCTTGCTGCTGCTGCTGCGCTCGGTCTTTCCACAGGACATCAATCCCATTCTTGCGCTGTATGTGATTCTGGGCATTCTGTCCTTCATCGGCTGGGGCGGTCTGGCGCGTGTCACGCGTGGACAGATGCTCAGCGTGCGCGAGCAGGACTTCGTTTCGGCCGCGCAGGCACTCGGCGCGGGCAACGGACGCATCATGTGGCGGCACATGCTGCCCACCATGACCACCTACGTGATCATCGGGCTGTCGCTGGGCATTCCGGGCTTCATCCTGCTGGAATCGGGCCTGAGCTTCCTGGGCATCGGCGCCGTCGAACCCTACGTCAGCTGGGGCAGTCTGCTGGCCCAGGCACAGGAAGGCGGTCTGTCCAGTCTGAATGCCCGTCCGTGGGTGCTGATTCCCGGCTTCTTTATCGTCTTCACGGTGGGCTGCTTCCAGCTGCTGGGTGACGGTCTGCGCGACGCCTTTGACCCGCGCAAGCGGCAGTAA
- a CDS encoding ABC transporter permease, producing MIPFLVRRFFQAIPTLLLASVLIFFVISLAPGDFLTPARLNPGISPEQIANLQASFGLDKPIWVQYLYWMNNMIFHGDFGLSFQYTQPVLPVIWPRIVNSVWLVLLNLVFFYAIAIPIGVYGAVRQNSFGDKAINVVLYFLLGFPSFFLFLIVIYFILQIRNATGWDIPIGGMTSNNHDQLSTLGQIWDVLKHLLIPAAVLAITDAAGLTRVIRGLMLEVMRSDYIRTARAKGVSERSAIWKHTFRNAIVPIVAGIGGLLPAAISGAGFVEVVYAYPGITPMLLTAINAQDLYLIAGFTVISTVLLIIGNALSDILLAVVDPRIKVG from the coding sequence ATGATTCCATTTCTTGTTCGGCGCTTCTTTCAGGCCATTCCCACGCTGCTGCTCGCCAGCGTCCTGATCTTTTTTGTGATCTCGCTGGCGCCCGGCGACTTCCTGACGCCGGCCCGGCTGAACCCGGGCATCAGCCCCGAGCAGATTGCCAATCTGCAGGCCAGTTTCGGGCTGGATAAGCCGATATGGGTCCAGTACCTGTACTGGATGAACAACATGATCTTCCACGGCGACTTCGGGCTGTCGTTTCAGTACACCCAGCCGGTCCTGCCCGTGATCTGGCCGCGTATCGTGAACTCGGTGTGGCTGGTGCTGCTGAATCTGGTGTTCTTTTATGCCATTGCCATTCCCATCGGCGTGTACGGCGCGGTTCGGCAGAATTCCTTCGGCGACAAGGCCATCAATGTGGTTCTGTACTTCCTGCTGGGCTTTCCCAGCTTCTTCCTGTTCCTGATCGTCATCTACTTCATCCTGCAGATTCGCAACGCGACCGGCTGGGACATCCCCATCGGTGGCATGACCAGCAACAACCATGATCAGCTCTCCACCCTGGGCCAGATCTGGGATGTGCTCAAGCACCTGCTGATTCCAGCGGCGGTGCTTGCCATCACGGACGCGGCCGGGCTGACCCGCGTGATCCGCGGCCTGATGCTGGAAGTGATGCGCTCGGACTACATCCGCACCGCACGCGCCAAGGGCGTCAGTGAGCGCAGCGCCATCTGGAAGCACACCTTCCGCAATGCCATCGTGCCCATCGTCGCGGGCATTGGGGGTCTGCTGCCCGCCGCCATCAGCGGAGCGGGCTTTGTGGAAGTGGTGTATGCCTATCCGGGAATCACGCCCATGCTCCTGACCGCCATCAATGCCCAGGACCTCTACCTGATCGCGGGCTTCACGGTGATCTCGACGGTGCTGCTGATCATCGGCAACGCCCTCTCAGACATTCTTCTGGCCGTGGTCGACCCACGCATCAAGGTCGGGTGA
- a CDS encoding ABC transporter substrate-binding protein, producing MKKALFLALAMTATTSLAAPFVYPAAWTADQNTANKRGGEFRNYTLSDFKTMNPFTSAEATSIPGTMELGAGLFMQDPRNNEFIPKMADGPAVVSNNNKRFVVKIRPGMKFSDGQAITADDWITTWKIHTDDKVGSNSYDSFFINDKPIVIKKLNDMTLQFDFPTQSSTALSIMSYTPWPDHVFGKAYRAGGAEAVKKMWGLGTDPSDIVSPGMWTMESYKAGERAVFKANKFFGEWNKDSKGNALPYLDKYSFRIVSDLNAGLAAYLAGQIDSFGASKADDLAQIKKAIDAGNLKSVLKANVSPNATSSWIVFNWNKAGDPAKQALFRDVRFRRAMSHIANRQAMVQLALGGLGSEVYFSTYPIFKAQTDAGIAAGAPQYKYDLAQASKLLAQMGYTKKNAQGYLTDKSGKVLEFNLATNAGNNVREQLGRIFADEAKKVGVKVNFTPIDFNALVGQLTAKGENRPFDAILLGLSGGTNIWPFGVNVVPCGTNLHSYNNPSDGKCLTSQEQLMTKLYYQGDAELNTAKRLAIGAQLMKTEGELQPVVYLVGTNYHVTFNDRLAGEYPADLMDAYYGSRNVALTFIK from the coding sequence ATGAAGAAAGCCCTGTTCCTGGCCCTTGCCATGACCGCGACGACCTCGCTGGCCGCCCCCTTCGTCTACCCTGCTGCCTGGACCGCGGACCAGAACACCGCCAACAAGCGCGGCGGCGAGTTCCGCAACTACACCCTCTCGGACTTCAAGACCATGAACCCGTTCACCAGCGCCGAGGCGACCAGCATCCCCGGCACCATGGAACTGGGCGCGGGCCTGTTCATGCAGGACCCCCGCAACAACGAGTTCATCCCCAAGATGGCCGACGGCCCCGCCGTGGTCAGCAACAACAACAAGCGCTTCGTGGTCAAGATCCGCCCCGGCATGAAGTTCAGTGACGGTCAGGCCATCACCGCCGACGACTGGATCACCACCTGGAAGATCCACACCGATGACAAGGTCGGCAGCAACAGCTACGACTCCTTCTTCATCAACGACAAGCCGATCGTGATCAAGAAGCTCAACGACATGACGCTGCAGTTCGACTTCCCCACGCAGAGCTCGACTGCCCTGAGCATCATGAGCTACACCCCCTGGCCCGACCATGTGTTCGGCAAGGCTTACCGTGCGGGCGGCGCAGAAGCCGTCAAGAAGATGTGGGGCCTGGGCACCGACCCCAGCGACATCGTCTCGCCGGGCATGTGGACCATGGAGAGCTACAAGGCCGGTGAGCGTGCGGTCTTCAAGGCCAACAAGTTCTTCGGCGAGTGGAACAAGGACAGCAAGGGCAACGCGCTGCCGTACCTGGACAAGTACTCCTTCCGCATCGTGTCGGATCTGAACGCCGGTCTGGCGGCCTACCTTGCCGGACAGATCGACTCCTTCGGCGCGAGCAAGGCCGACGATCTGGCCCAGATCAAGAAGGCCATTGACGCAGGCAACCTGAAGTCGGTCCTCAAGGCCAACGTCAGCCCGAACGCCACCTCCTCCTGGATCGTGTTCAACTGGAACAAGGCCGGCGACCCCGCCAAGCAGGCTCTGTTCCGTGACGTGCGCTTCCGCCGCGCCATGAGCCACATCGCCAACCGTCAGGCCATGGTTCAGCTCGCGCTGGGCGGCCTGGGCAGCGAAGTGTACTTCAGCACCTACCCCATCTTTAAGGCCCAGACCGACGCGGGCATCGCCGCCGGCGCACCCCAGTACAAGTACGATCTGGCACAGGCAAGCAAGCTGCTCGCGCAGATGGGCTACACCAAGAAGAATGCCCAGGGCTACCTGACCGACAAGAGCGGCAAGGTGCTGGAATTCAACCTTGCGACCAACGCCGGCAACAATGTCCGTGAGCAGCTGGGCCGCATCTTCGCCGACGAGGCCAAGAAGGTTGGCGTCAAGGTGAACTTCACGCCCATCGACTTCAACGCGCTGGTGGGTCAGCTGACCGCCAAGGGCGAGAACCGTCCCTTCGACGCCATCCTGCTGGGTCTGTCCGGCGGCACCAACATCTGGCCCTTCGGCGTGAACGTGGTGCCGTGCGGAACCAACCTGCACAGCTACAACAACCCCAGCGACGGCAAGTGCCTGACCAGCCAGGAACAGCTGATGACCAAGCTGTACTACCAGGGTGACGCCGAGCTGAACACCGCCAAGCGCCTGGCCATCGGTGCCCAGCTGATGAAGACTGAAGGCGAACTGCAGCCCGTGGTGTACCTCGTGGGTACCAACTACCACGTCACCTTCAATGACCGCCTGGCCGGCGAGTACCCCGCCGACCTGATGGACGCTTACTACGGCTCGCGCAATGTCGCGCTGACCTTCATCAAGTAA
- the secG gene encoding preprotein translocase subunit SecG: MILTLFLVLFALICVALVFFVLLQVPRQAGLSASMASGGSLLGGRGVEGGLVRITSVLGGFFMLLALLIGLVSR; this comes from the coding sequence ATGATTCTGACTTTATTTCTGGTGCTGTTCGCGCTGATCTGTGTGGCGCTGGTGTTCTTCGTGCTGTTGCAGGTGCCCCGTCAGGCGGGCCTGTCGGCAAGCATGGCCTCGGGCGGTTCGCTGCTCGGCGGCCGCGGCGTCGAGGGTGGTCTGGTGCGCATCACCAGTGTGCTGGGTGGCTTCTTCATGCTGCTGGCCCTGCTGATTGGTCTGGTGTCCCGCTAG
- a CDS encoding Cof-type HAD-IIB family hydrolase, with amino-acid sequence MLGLICVDVDGTLVGTGNVVRQDVWDALARARAQGVRIALCSGRPAFGNALAYARRLDADGWHVFQNGASIVNVQTGASLSEALPEDALPLLLDRARSEDRLLEVYTDGAYGVTRPGDLAERHAALLGVPYEPLTPESLSGTRVRAQWVVPRAQETLVTAEAHPGLDLHPAGSPAMPDAMFISVTRSGVSKGSAVRRIAETYGLDLGQVMMVGDGENDVSAMRVVGHPVAMGNADPPARAAARHTVGDVDAGGLREAVELALTLNA; translated from the coding sequence ATGTTGGGTCTGATCTGTGTTGACGTGGACGGAACGCTGGTGGGTACCGGCAATGTGGTGCGCCAGGACGTTTGGGACGCTCTGGCGCGGGCGCGGGCGCAGGGGGTCCGAATTGCCCTGTGCAGTGGTCGGCCCGCCTTCGGCAACGCGCTGGCGTATGCGCGGCGGCTGGACGCCGACGGCTGGCACGTCTTTCAGAACGGCGCGAGCATCGTGAACGTGCAGACCGGGGCCAGCCTCTCCGAAGCCTTGCCCGAAGACGCCCTGCCCCTGCTGCTGGACCGCGCCCGCAGCGAGGACCGTCTGCTGGAGGTCTACACCGATGGCGCCTACGGAGTGACCCGGCCCGGCGACCTGGCCGAGCGGCACGCTGCGCTGCTGGGTGTGCCCTATGAACCTCTGACCCCCGAGTCGCTGAGCGGCACGCGGGTGCGCGCACAGTGGGTGGTGCCCCGCGCCCAGGAAACGCTGGTCACGGCAGAGGCCCACCCGGGCCTCGACCTGCACCCGGCGGGCAGCCCCGCCATGCCCGACGCGATGTTTATCAGCGTGACGCGCTCGGGCGTGAGCAAGGGCAGCGCGGTGCGCCGGATCGCCGAGACCTACGGCCTGGATCTGGGTCAGGTGATGATGGTGGGCGACGGGGAAAATGATGTCAGCGCCATGCGGGTGGTGGGGCACCCGGTGGCCATGGGCAACGCCGATCCACCGGCCCGCGCCGCCGCGCGCCACACCGTGGGTGATGTGGACGCAGGCGGGCTGCGCGAGGCGGTCGAGCTGGCCCTCACGCTGAACGCGTAG
- the recQ gene encoding DNA helicase RecQ, whose translation MAVAPSLDLSTQALNTLRQIWGYPEFRGVQADIVATVAAGGDALVLMPTGGGKSLCYQVPSLLRPGTGIVVSPLIALMKDQVDTLRQLGVRAAFLNSTLALDAVREVEAALLAGELDLLYVAPERLLLPRTLELLERAPVALFAIDEAHCVSQWGHDFRPEYGQLQVLPRRFPEIPRVALTATADDRTRADILRVLELEGAPQFVSSFDRPNIQYRVAGKEGPKTQLLDFIRAEHAGDAGIVYCLSRKSVEQTAQWLAAQGVDAVPYHAGLSPRERERAQERFLNEEGVVVVATVAFGMGIDKPNVRFVAHLDLPKSMEGYYQETGRAGRDGLPSTAWMVYGLADVVNVRRMLAQSDAPEEVKRVEAAKLDALLTYCEAATCRRQLLLAYFGEHRDEPCGNCDVCLSPPRVRDATREAQMALSAAIRTGNRFGAAYLTDVLLGQPTEKVLGMGHHLLPTFGVGKGHDEKMWRGLFRQLVSLGYLAAGEYHGLSATGKSRALLRGEATLMLREDSLLPREKVRARDRSRGGGGRAPVDAQDAPLFEALRAWRLERARAQGVPPYVIFSDATLKAVAELRPGSAATLGTVSGVGQRKLADYGDEVLQIVRDRSGERGAGRIPLPTERGVRENSAVLGMLRGGPGPAHVVAPAEAASVRPSAASVAAPAPLLSAGSDVGQAPAPADGAVAGALSALRRELAREHGRSAFLIFPNATLEVLAAHPPRTLGDLEGVPGLGPKRIEAYGEQILNAVRTVQEG comes from the coding sequence ATGGCCGTCGCTCCTTCCCTTGACCTTTCCACGCAAGCGCTGAACACCCTCCGGCAGATCTGGGGCTATCCCGAATTCCGGGGGGTGCAGGCGGACATCGTGGCGACGGTGGCGGCGGGGGGGGACGCGCTGGTCCTGATGCCCACCGGCGGCGGCAAGAGCCTGTGCTATCAGGTGCCCAGTCTGCTGCGGCCCGGCACAGGCATCGTGGTCTCGCCGCTGATCGCGCTGATGAAGGATCAGGTGGACACCCTGCGCCAGCTGGGGGTGCGGGCGGCCTTCTTGAATTCCACCCTGGCTTTGGACGCCGTGCGCGAGGTCGAGGCTGCGCTGCTCGCCGGGGAACTCGACCTGCTGTATGTGGCCCCCGAACGCCTGCTGCTTCCGCGCACGCTGGAGTTGCTGGAACGTGCCCCGGTGGCGCTGTTCGCCATTGATGAGGCGCACTGCGTCTCCCAGTGGGGGCACGATTTCCGTCCGGAATATGGCCAGCTGCAGGTTCTGCCCCGGCGCTTCCCCGAGATCCCGCGCGTGGCCCTGACTGCCACCGCCGACGACCGCACCCGCGCCGACATCCTGCGGGTGCTGGAGCTGGAGGGCGCCCCGCAGTTCGTCTCCAGCTTCGACCGGCCCAACATCCAGTACCGGGTTGCCGGCAAGGAGGGTCCCAAGACCCAGCTGCTCGACTTCATCCGCGCCGAACATGCCGGAGACGCGGGCATCGTGTACTGCCTGTCGCGCAAATCGGTCGAACAGACCGCGCAGTGGCTGGCCGCGCAGGGGGTAGACGCCGTGCCGTACCACGCGGGCCTGAGCCCCCGCGAACGCGAGCGTGCCCAGGAACGCTTCCTGAACGAGGAGGGCGTGGTGGTGGTGGCCACCGTGGCCTTCGGCATGGGCATCGACAAGCCCAATGTGCGCTTCGTGGCCCACCTGGACCTGCCCAAGAGCATGGAGGGCTATTACCAGGAGACGGGCCGTGCGGGGCGCGACGGTCTGCCCAGCACCGCGTGGATGGTGTACGGTCTCGCCGACGTGGTGAACGTGCGGCGCATGCTTGCCCAGAGCGACGCTCCGGAGGAGGTCAAGCGCGTGGAGGCCGCCAAGCTCGACGCGCTGCTGACCTACTGCGAGGCCGCCACCTGCCGCCGTCAGCTGCTGCTCGCCTATTTCGGCGAACACAGGGATGAGCCCTGCGGCAACTGCGATGTGTGCCTCAGTCCCCCGCGCGTGCGCGACGCCACCCGCGAGGCGCAGATGGCCCTCTCGGCGGCGATCCGCACCGGCAACCGCTTCGGCGCGGCGTACCTGACCGATGTCCTGCTGGGCCAGCCGACCGAGAAGGTCTTGGGCATGGGGCACCATCTGCTGCCCACCTTCGGGGTTGGCAAGGGCCACGATGAGAAGATGTGGCGCGGCCTGTTCCGGCAGCTGGTGAGCCTGGGGTATCTCGCGGCGGGCGAGTACCACGGCCTGAGCGCCACCGGCAAGTCCCGCGCGCTGCTGCGGGGGGAGGCCACCCTGATGTTGCGTGAGGACAGCCTGTTGCCGCGCGAGAAGGTGCGGGCCCGCGACCGGTCCAGGGGTGGGGGAGGGCGCGCCCCGGTAGACGCCCAGGACGCCCCCCTGTTCGAGGCGCTGCGGGCGTGGCGGCTGGAGCGTGCCCGCGCCCAGGGTGTGCCGCCCTACGTGATCTTCAGCGACGCCACCCTGAAGGCAGTGGCCGAACTGCGCCCCGGCAGCGCGGCGACGCTGGGAACCGTCAGTGGCGTGGGCCAGCGCAAACTGGCCGACTACGGCGACGAGGTGCTGCAGATCGTGCGTGATCGGTCGGGAGAGCGGGGAGCAGGGCGCATCCCGCTGCCCACTGAACGTGGAGTGCGCGAGAACAGCGCGGTGCTGGGGATGCTGCGGGGCGGCCCTGGTCCAGCCCATGTCGTGGCCCCTGCAGAGGCCGCGTCCGTCAGGCCGTCTGCAGCTTCAGTGGCCGCGCCGGCTCCGCTGCTTTCCGCCGGTTCGGATGTCGGGCAGGCACCGGCGCCCGCCGACGGTGCCGTGGCCGGGGCCCTCAGTGCGCTGCGCCGCGAACTGGCCCGCGAGCATGGGCGCAGCGCCTTCCTGATCTTCCCGAACGCCACCCTGGAGGTTCTGGCCGCCCACCCGCCCCGCACCCTGGGTGACCTGGAAGGCGTTCCTGGCCTCGGTCCCAAACGCATAGAGGCCTACGGCGAACAGATTCTGAACGCGGTGCGCACAGTGCAGGAGGGCTGA
- a CDS encoding DegV family protein yields the protein MTIALVTDSTSDLNPELCAQHDIVSVPLYVLFDGKMHKDGIDLTPSELFAGLKAGKKTPSTSQPSPAEFAEVYTRALETADQVLSIHISGQLSGTVGSARLAAQDFGDRVTVLDTGSVSMGLGMRVLRADELRRAGRSVPEIVAELEQVGKQADIRFTVDTLEFLRINGRIGGAQALLGGLLSIKPILVVKNGRVDSGGRVRGHKKAMQDIVDHTRKYVTSHGGARVAFLSTVGGEAYVEEVRAGLAGVEFRDMGNHGIGAVVGTHTGPGTTGVTLEPL from the coding sequence ATGACCATCGCCCTCGTCACCGATTCCACGAGTGACCTCAATCCAGAGCTGTGTGCCCAGCACGATATTGTCAGCGTTCCGCTGTACGTGCTGTTCGACGGCAAGATGCACAAGGACGGCATTGACCTGACGCCCTCTGAGCTGTTTGCGGGCCTCAAGGCCGGCAAGAAGACGCCCAGCACCTCCCAGCCCAGCCCCGCCGAGTTTGCTGAGGTTTACACCCGGGCGCTGGAAACGGCAGATCAGGTGCTGAGCATTCACATCAGCGGGCAGTTGTCGGGCACGGTGGGCAGCGCCCGCCTCGCCGCACAGGATTTCGGAGACCGCGTGACGGTGCTGGACACCGGCTCGGTGAGCATGGGCCTGGGCATGCGCGTGCTGCGCGCCGACGAGCTGCGCCGGGCAGGCCGGTCCGTTCCGGAAATCGTGGCCGAACTGGAGCAGGTCGGCAAGCAGGCCGACATCCGGTTTACGGTGGACACCCTGGAATTCCTGAGGATCAACGGGCGCATCGGCGGGGCGCAGGCGCTGCTGGGCGGTCTGCTGAGCATCAAGCCAATCCTGGTGGTCAAGAATGGCCGTGTCGATTCCGGCGGGCGGGTGCGCGGCCACAAAAAGGCCATGCAGGACATCGTGGACCACACCCGCAAATACGTGACCTCGCACGGCGGGGCGCGGGTGGCCTTCCTGTCCACTGTGGGCGGCGAGGCCTATGTAGAGGAAGTTCGCGCCGGGCTGGCCGGGGTGGAGTTCCGGGACATGGGCAACCACGGCATCGGCGCGGTGGTGGGCACCCACACCGGTCCGGGGACCACCGGCGTGACCCTGGAGCCGCTGTAG